From Candidatus Binatia bacterium, one genomic window encodes:
- a CDS encoding NAD(P)H-dependent oxidoreductase subunit E, producing the protein MSSHAHEHVADTGPVNFSAAAMKEYEAILARYPERRAALMPVLWLAQREFGWISPSAQHYVSGLMDLPMAWVEGVVSFYTMYWRRPMGRCHVAVCTNLSCYLRGAEEIYDAVCERTGVRAGEVSADGKWSVERAECLGSCDTAPMLQVSNDGYFENLTVESVLALLDRLERGEKA; encoded by the coding sequence ATGTCGTCCCACGCCCACGAGCACGTCGCCGACACCGGCCCGGTCAACTTCAGCGCCGCGGCGATGAAGGAGTACGAGGCCATCCTGGCCCGCTATCCGGAGCGCCGCGCGGCGCTGATGCCGGTGCTGTGGCTCGCGCAGCGCGAGTTCGGCTGGATCAGCCCGTCGGCCCAGCATTACGTCTCCGGGCTGATGGACCTCCCGATGGCCTGGGTCGAGGGAGTCGTCAGCTTCTACACGATGTACTGGCGCCGCCCGATGGGCCGCTGCCACGTCGCCGTCTGCACGAACCTGTCGTGCTACCTGCGCGGCGCCGAGGAGATCTACGACGCCGTCTGCGAGCGCACCGGCGTGCGCGCGGGCGAAGTGTCGGCCGACGGCAAGTGGTCGGTCGAGAGGGCCGAGTGCCTCGGCTCCTGCGATACCGCGCCGATGCTGCAGGTCAGCAACGACGGCTACTTCGAGAACCTGACGGTCGAAAGCGTCTTGGCGCTGCTCGACCGGCTCGAGCGCGGCGAGAAGGCGTAG
- a CDS encoding complex I subunit 1 family protein has protein sequence MSDAILFDWVIPGLKSFIVIFMVLNLAAMLLWIERKGSALIQNRVGANRAAVFGILPINLGFVNTLIADPMKLFTKEEFVPAGADRFVHAIAPFLALFPAVVTMVAVPFGDSVQFMGHTVELQAVRLDVGVLYISALMAMGVYGVALAGWSSNNRWALLGSIRGSAQMISYELAMGIALVSMILLFGTLDMQSMVRQQGGLFLGVLPNWGIFYQPVAFLIIFTAGIAESKRVPFDLPECESELIAGYFTEYSGGKQASFMLSDFAEGVMVAGLVVTMFFGGWQVPYLSKEGFALPGMHPLALPALAITLMQVGSFMVKVLFFCWLQILIRWTIPRFRYDQLMRLGWKGMMPTAILNLIVTALVILLQEAHT, from the coding sequence ATGTCGGACGCCATCCTCTTCGACTGGGTGATCCCCGGCCTCAAGTCCTTCATCGTGATCTTCATGGTGCTCAACCTCGCGGCGATGCTGCTGTGGATCGAGCGCAAGGGCAGCGCGCTGATCCAGAACCGCGTCGGCGCCAACCGCGCCGCGGTGTTCGGGATCCTCCCGATCAACCTCGGCTTCGTCAATACGCTGATCGCGGACCCGATGAAGCTGTTCACGAAGGAAGAGTTCGTGCCTGCCGGCGCCGACCGCTTCGTGCACGCGATCGCGCCGTTCCTCGCGCTGTTTCCCGCCGTCGTCACGATGGTCGCCGTGCCGTTCGGCGATTCGGTCCAGTTCATGGGCCACACCGTCGAGCTGCAGGCCGTGCGCCTGGACGTCGGCGTGCTCTACATCTCGGCCCTGATGGCGATGGGTGTCTACGGCGTCGCGCTTGCCGGCTGGTCGTCGAACAACCGCTGGGCGCTGCTCGGCAGCATCCGCGGCAGCGCGCAGATGATCAGCTACGAGCTGGCGATGGGCATCGCGCTCGTCAGCATGATTCTTCTCTTCGGCACCCTCGACATGCAGTCGATGGTGCGCCAGCAGGGCGGCCTGTTCCTCGGGGTGCTGCCGAACTGGGGCATTTTCTACCAGCCGGTCGCGTTCCTGATCATCTTCACGGCCGGCATCGCCGAGTCCAAGCGCGTTCCGTTCGACCTTCCCGAGTGCGAATCCGAGCTGATCGCCGGCTACTTCACGGAGTATTCGGGCGGCAAGCAGGCATCGTTCATGCTCTCCGATTTCGCCGAAGGCGTGATGGTTGCGGGTCTCGTCGTCACCATGTTCTTCGGCGGCTGGCAGGTCCCGTATCTTTCGAAAGAGGGTTTCGCGCTTCCCGGGATGCATCCTCTGGCGCTGCCGGCGCTGGCGATCACTTTGATGCAGGTCGGCTCGTTCATGGTGAAAGTCCTGTTCTTCTGCTGGCTGCAGATCCTGATCCGCTGGACCATTCCGCGCTTCCGCTATGACCAGCTCATGCGCCTCGGATGGAAGGGCATGATGCCGACGGCGATCCTCAACCTCATCGTCACCGCCCTGGTGATCCTGTTGCAAGAGGCTCACACGTGA
- a CDS encoding NADH-quinone oxidoreductase subunit J — protein sequence MLFWPMATASVIFSLAVVLAKSPVRSALALVGVMSLLAVFFAFLQAHLLAALQIIVYAGAVMVLFLFVITLLNLESDHGVREKPKLTAIGFGAGAVVAAGLAFALAGIVAPAARHGDLPDGFGTTVMLAHQMFSRYLVAFELTSVLLLVAVVGAVVLAKRTAEENAEEVTGA from the coding sequence ATGCTGTTCTGGCCGATGGCCACCGCGTCGGTAATCTTCTCGCTGGCGGTGGTCCTCGCCAAGAGCCCCGTGCGAAGCGCGCTGGCCCTCGTCGGCGTGATGAGCCTGCTCGCCGTGTTCTTCGCGTTCCTGCAGGCGCACCTGCTGGCCGCGCTGCAGATCATCGTCTACGCGGGCGCCGTGATGGTTCTCTTCCTGTTCGTGATCACGCTGCTCAACCTCGAGAGCGACCATGGCGTGCGCGAGAAGCCCAAGCTGACGGCCATCGGCTTCGGCGCGGGTGCCGTCGTCGCGGCGGGGCTCGCGTTCGCGCTCGCCGGCATCGTCGCACCGGCGGCCCGCCACGGCGACCTGCCCGACGGCTTCGGCACGACGGTGATGCTCGCGCACCAGATGTTCAGCCGCTACCTCGTCGCGTTCGAGCTGACGTCCGTGCTGCTGCTGGTGGCGGTGGTCGGGGCCGTCGTGCTGGCCAAGCGTACCGCCGAAGAGAACGCGGAGGAGGTGACCGGCGCATGA
- the nuoK gene encoding NADH-quinone oxidoreductase subunit NuoK, translating into MSGEVGLVHWLVLSAILLAIGAVGVVVRRNVLIIFMSVELMLNAANLAFVAAARSLGTMNGQSIVFFVMTVAAAEAAVGLAVILALFRNRQTVAADEIALLKW; encoded by the coding sequence ATGAGCGGCGAAGTCGGCCTCGTCCACTGGCTCGTGCTGAGCGCGATCCTGCTCGCCATCGGCGCCGTCGGCGTCGTCGTGCGCCGCAACGTGCTGATCATCTTCATGTCGGTCGAGCTGATGCTGAACGCGGCCAACCTCGCTTTCGTGGCGGCCGCCCGCAGCCTCGGCACGATGAACGGACAATCGATCGTGTTTTTCGTGATGACGGTCGCTGCCGCCGAAGCCGCGGTGGGCCTGGCGGTGATTCTTGCGCTGTTCCGCAACCGCCAGACAGTGGCAGCCGACGAGATCGCGCTGCTGAAGTGGTAG
- the nuoL gene encoding NADH-quinone oxidoreductase subunit L — protein sequence MHAETVSQVAQAAPYLRYIPLAPLLGVLFHVALGYRLGRTAVGVVACGSVLASFAMATSAFLAVFHGPAGLAVVDPVYTWLSSGNFSAQVAFRVDALSSVMVMIVTGVGLLIHVYSTGYMGHDDDYARFFAYLNLFMAAMLVLVLADNLPLMFVGWEGVGLCSYLLIGFWYTDPAKASAGKKAFLVNRIGDAGFILGAFTIFWALADLGTPSLAFDAINSGAAHFAPGVALAAALLLFVGATGKSAQIPLYVWLPDAMAGPTPVSALIHAATMVTAGVYMVARLHGLFEAAPAAMELIGGIGAATALMAATIGVAQTDIKKVLAYSTVSQLGYMFLALGCGAFGAGIFHVMTHAFFKALMFLGAGSVIHGLHEEQDIRHMGGVMEKMPVTHATFAIGVLAISGVPGLAGFFSKDEILASAFATGHTGLWLCGVVGAMVTAFYMTRLYVLTFRGEFRGSHETWHHAHESPASMTVPLIILAVLSVVGGYVGLPTVLGGHDAFANYLAPSVGHHELHIGEGTELLLMAVSVGAAFLGIGVAWVLYTRDPRADRGLARSLRSVYPRVQRAYDVDALYDTVVVQPLMRGSDALWKDVDVAMIDGAANGTAAAAMGFGGLLRRWSTGNVQHYMLTVLVGVAVVVFTLTLARGL from the coding sequence ATGCACGCAGAAACGGTTTCGCAGGTGGCGCAGGCCGCGCCCTACCTCCGCTACATCCCGCTGGCGCCTCTACTGGGCGTGTTGTTCCACGTCGCTCTCGGCTACAGGCTCGGACGCACGGCCGTCGGCGTCGTCGCATGCGGATCGGTGCTGGCGAGCTTCGCGATGGCGACCTCGGCCTTCCTTGCCGTTTTCCACGGCCCTGCCGGCCTGGCGGTGGTCGATCCCGTCTATACGTGGCTGTCTTCCGGCAACTTCTCGGCGCAGGTCGCATTCCGTGTCGACGCGCTGTCGTCGGTGATGGTCATGATCGTCACCGGCGTCGGCCTGCTGATCCATGTCTACTCGACCGGCTACATGGGTCACGATGACGACTACGCGCGCTTCTTCGCGTACCTCAACCTGTTCATGGCGGCGATGCTCGTGCTGGTGCTGGCCGACAACCTGCCGCTGATGTTCGTCGGGTGGGAGGGGGTCGGGCTCTGCAGCTACCTGCTGATCGGATTCTGGTACACCGACCCCGCCAAGGCTTCGGCCGGCAAGAAGGCTTTCCTCGTCAACCGCATCGGTGACGCGGGCTTCATTCTCGGTGCGTTCACGATTTTCTGGGCCCTGGCCGATCTCGGTACGCCGTCGCTCGCGTTCGATGCGATCAACTCGGGGGCCGCGCATTTCGCTCCCGGTGTCGCGCTGGCCGCTGCGTTGCTGCTCTTCGTCGGAGCCACCGGAAAGTCGGCGCAGATTCCGCTGTACGTCTGGCTGCCGGACGCGATGGCAGGCCCCACTCCGGTCTCGGCACTGATCCACGCGGCGACGATGGTGACGGCCGGCGTCTACATGGTCGCGCGCCTGCACGGGCTCTTCGAGGCAGCCCCGGCGGCGATGGAGCTGATCGGGGGGATCGGCGCGGCCACGGCGCTGATGGCGGCAACCATCGGTGTCGCACAGACCGACATCAAGAAAGTGCTGGCGTACTCCACCGTTTCGCAGCTCGGCTACATGTTCCTCGCGCTCGGCTGCGGCGCCTTCGGCGCCGGCATCTTCCACGTGATGACGCACGCGTTCTTCAAGGCGCTGATGTTCCTCGGCGCCGGCAGCGTCATCCACGGCCTGCACGAGGAGCAGGACATCCGCCACATGGGCGGAGTGATGGAAAAGATGCCGGTCACGCACGCGACCTTCGCGATCGGCGTTCTGGCCATCTCGGGCGTGCCGGGTCTTGCCGGCTTCTTCTCGAAGGACGAAATCCTCGCCAGCGCGTTTGCGACCGGGCACACGGGCCTGTGGCTGTGCGGCGTCGTCGGCGCGATGGTCACGGCGTTCTACATGACGCGCCTCTACGTGCTGACGTTCCGCGGAGAGTTCCGCGGCAGCCACGAGACCTGGCACCACGCCCACGAGAGCCCGGCGTCGATGACGGTCCCTCTCATCATCCTCGCGGTGCTGTCGGTGGTCGGCGGTTACGTCGGTCTTCCGACGGTGCTCGGTGGCCACGACGCGTTCGCGAACTACCTCGCGCCGTCGGTCGGCCATCACGAGCTCCACATCGGCGAAGGCACCGAGCTTCTGCTGATGGCCGTGTCGGTCGGCGCAGCGTTCCTCGGCATCGGCGTCGCGTGGGTGCTGTATACGCGCGATCCGCGCGCCGACCGCGGACTTGCCCGCTCACTGCGCAGCGTCTACCCGCGCGTGCAGCGCGCTTACGACGTTGATGCGCTCTACGATACCGTCGTCGTGCAGCCGCTGATGCGCGGCAGCGACGCCCTGTGGAAGGACGTCGACGTCGCGATGATCGACGGTGCCGCCAACGGCACCGCGGCCGCGGCGATGGGCTTCGGCGGACTGCTCCGTCGCTGGTCGACCGGCAACGTGCAGCATTACATGCTGACGGTGCTGGTCGGCGTCGCCGTCGTCGTCTTCACGCTGACGCTGGCGAGGGGACTGTGA
- a CDS encoding NADH-quinone oxidoreductase subunit M, with translation MTRGLVTLLVFAPTVAALLVAMVPRSATKLMQILAVVLSLVPLAITGQIWRAFDAANGDFQLVERFGWLPGIGASYFVGIDGISLLLIALTVVLTPLVLLSSMDTVHQKIKGYLVSMLILETTMLGALVSLDLLLFYVFWELMLVPMFLIIGVWGGERRMYASIKFLLFTMLGSLPMLAAILYVVWAHTQAAGTPSFAITDLYGTAMPTTNATLCFLAFFLAFAVKVPMFPLHTWLPDAHVEAPTGGSVILAGVLLKMGTYGFLRFVIPLFPNVMAASAGWIGVLAVIGIVYGALVAMVQPDMKKLVAYSSVSHLGFVMLGIVSLNSQGMEGAVYQMLNHGVSTGALFLLVGVLYERRHTRLISEYGGLWKTLPVYATCFMVIMLSSIGLPGLNGFVGEFLILLGGFRFDHALTAVAASGVVLGAAYMLWMYQRVMFGEVTNEKNLAMSDMSLRELAVVVPLIVLAVGMGVYPKPFFDMMRASVAHTIARVPASAIVAAGHGVELPGGLSLRGMAVPHADSGEAR, from the coding sequence ATGACCCGCGGCCTCGTCACGCTGCTCGTGTTCGCGCCTACGGTGGCCGCACTGCTGGTCGCCATGGTGCCGCGTAGCGCCACGAAGCTGATGCAGATCCTCGCCGTCGTGCTGTCGCTGGTCCCGCTGGCGATCACCGGCCAGATCTGGCGCGCGTTCGATGCCGCCAACGGCGATTTCCAGCTCGTCGAGCGATTCGGGTGGCTTCCCGGCATCGGGGCCTCCTATTTCGTCGGCATCGACGGGATCTCGCTGCTGCTGATCGCGCTGACGGTGGTGCTTACCCCGCTCGTACTGCTGTCGTCGATGGATACGGTGCACCAGAAGATCAAGGGCTACCTCGTCTCGATGCTGATCCTCGAGACGACGATGCTCGGCGCGCTGGTCTCGCTCGACCTGCTGCTGTTCTACGTGTTCTGGGAGCTGATGCTGGTGCCGATGTTCCTGATCATCGGCGTCTGGGGCGGCGAGCGCCGCATGTACGCATCGATCAAGTTCCTGCTGTTCACGATGCTTGGTTCCCTGCCGATGCTGGCGGCGATCCTGTACGTGGTCTGGGCGCACACCCAGGCGGCCGGGACGCCGAGCTTCGCGATCACCGACCTGTACGGCACCGCGATGCCGACGACGAACGCGACGCTGTGTTTCCTCGCGTTCTTCCTCGCGTTCGCCGTCAAGGTGCCGATGTTCCCGCTGCACACGTGGCTGCCCGACGCGCACGTCGAGGCGCCCACCGGCGGCTCGGTGATCCTGGCCGGCGTGCTGCTGAAGATGGGCACTTACGGCTTCCTGCGCTTCGTGATCCCGCTGTTCCCGAACGTCATGGCGGCCTCCGCCGGATGGATCGGCGTGCTCGCGGTCATCGGCATCGTCTACGGCGCGCTGGTCGCGATGGTGCAGCCGGACATGAAGAAGCTCGTGGCGTACTCCTCGGTGAGCCACCTCGGCTTCGTGATGCTCGGAATCGTCTCGCTCAATTCGCAGGGCATGGAAGGCGCCGTCTACCAGATGCTCAACCACGGCGTTTCCACCGGCGCCCTGTTCCTCCTCGTCGGTGTCCTCTACGAGCGCCGCCACACGCGCCTGATCTCCGAGTACGGCGGCCTGTGGAAAACGCTGCCGGTCTACGCGACCTGCTTCATGGTGATCATGCTGTCGTCGATCGGCTTGCCCGGCCTCAACGGCTTCGTCGGCGAATTCCTGATCCTGCTCGGCGGCTTCCGTTTCGACCACGCACTGACCGCCGTCGCAGCCAGCGGCGTCGTTCTCGGGGCGGCGTACATGCTGTGGATGTACCAGCGCGTGATGTTCGGCGAGGTCACCAACGAGAAGAACCTCGCGATGAGCGACATGAGCCTGCGCGAGCTCGCCGTCGTTGTGCCTCTCATCGTCCTCGCCGTCGGCATGGGCGTCTATCCGAAGCCGTTCTTCGACATGATGCGGGCGTCGGTGGCCCACACGATCGCGCGGGTGCCGGCCTCGGCGATCGTCGCTGCCGGCCACGGGGTCGAGCTGCCCGGCGGTCTTAGCCTGCGCGGGATGGCCGTGCCTCACGCCGACTCCGGGGAGGCACGCTGA